The genome window gcaaaaaaaaaacttcatacGAACGAATTTatatgaattacagtgcttaattTTTTCGTAGATTTTCGaacgtatggttcatgagaCAGGCTGAACATAATGTAGTTTAAGTATGACTGATATAGTTGACTTTCATCTGAGCTGAATGCAGGCTTTGGTTTAGGAATTCTTAATTATTGTCCTTTCTGTGGtaaaaatgaaagagaaaaaacattGCTTGCATGACACTTGTACTTTCAGCCTTCTTGTATCATATCACAGTTTACGAGCTGAGGTACTTTATATGGCTTCattattttcttcaaaaaaactaataaacaaTTAAGACATTTCCAACAAGCATTCAAATAATTTTATTGACCAGTAACCTACAATCTTTTTTATTACCCTCCTGCTCTTCTTCCATATTCCAAAGTGGTGCATTCATGCAGTCTGAATTCAAAGGTGCCTCCTCTCAGACCATTAACAATATTGAGCCATGCAGAATGTAGTGTGTTTAAATTATTCCACTTAAATATTCAAGAATGTCTTCCGAGGCGTTGACAATGACTCCTGGCACAGTGGGTGATTGATAAGATCCTTGTTAGCTGCACCAGTGAGATGACTGCAGGGATGTCAGCTGGTCTGTTGATCTGTTGGTCCAacattttggtccagactgaaatatctcaacatctacagGATGGATTGGAattaaatttggtacagacatttgTGGTCCACCGAGGCTGAATCCTGAGGAcattggtgatcccctgacattTCATACAGCGCCACCTGCAGGTCAACATTTCTTCCAGTCGAACACTTCATGAGAATACCTCTGAAGCTTATTGCTGAATCCCGATTGATGGTAATATAGCATGTTAACATTAGCATACAGTGCAGCTGTGCAGAGGTCTGACAAACTACAGCTTTAAGCAATGAACGTTGTAACAAATCAGCAACAAAGGGCTGAGCCTGACAAGCTGTCAGTGGTCGCAGAACAAAGGATAAACCCTTTTGATTTTCAACATGACTTGTCCTCAGTGCCACCCTCATTGCCCCACTAATGGTAAGGATCTTTAACAATAGCAAAAATAGACTAAAATGTTCATTCACCCAACAATTTCATTTTCTGGTGTGTAAGCATTTCAATCTCAGGGACTGCTACCGTGGCTAGAGGCAATATGTCTTTCATGAATCTCATTCCCATTCTGGCTAGTAAATGTGCCATTTAGTGGAAGCTTTCACCTAAAAATTCTACAGCCTCATAAATGCATCTGATTCCAGCCTGTCAGGCCAGAAGACATCAGACCCTGTCAGTGTTAGCAGCTTCCTCCATCCACTGTGCTGAGCAGTTTGGACTTCCTACAGTACTGTATACTTCAGGTTGAAGTCACTTCCTAACACTGAGGATGGTCATCTGTAGACACTCCTCCTTCAGAGCCACCAGTTCTGTCTTGTAGCTGTTTGTCTTGTCTCCATCAGCGTACACACAAGGCTGCTTCTTGGCTGCCAGCGGCGTGTCGAAAGTCACTGAACCAGCATTGAGCATGTCGGCGTTTGAtggtgaggaagaggagcgccGTTTGCAAGCTGCAGAGAGTAAAGCTGAGAGAGCTCGGCCAACGTCGTGCCTCGCCCCCTCGTTGACAAAACAGTACAAAATGGGGTCGGCAACGCAGTTGAGGCTGGTCAGCGCCAACGATACATGGTACGCTGCAAACAAGCTCTCCTCTGAGCTGCAGTCACATGGCTTCTTTAGAAACATGACACTCCGCACCAGCAGGAGGATGTGGTACGGTCCAAAGCAGAGCAAAACGATCAGGATCAGACTCAACGCCAGACGCTGAATTTTGGCCTTTTCCTGACGCTCTGTTGAGACGTTGCAGCGCACTGCTACCAGGATCCCACGGTAGGCGACAAGCATGGCTGTCCATGGAGCGAGGAAGCCCAGAAACGTCCTGTAGAGGTTCATCCCTGCCACCCAGTCCTGCATGGGATACTTCTCAAAGCAGAAAGTGTGGTTGAATCGATCCTGGAAGAGCTCATCGTGGAAGAGAGGAGCAGAATTGGCTACGATCTCAATCGTCCACACCATGGCGCTGACCAGGATAGCTGCAGGACGTTcagcagaggagaggaaagaagaggagTGAGAAATGTTCGACTTTGCAGCAACTTCTGTGTGAATATTGTATTGAAAGAAAACAGGGTGCTCTGAAAtgagacacataaacacagctAAAAGAGTGATTGAGTGACACAAtgtacctaagtaataattaatTTCACCAAACGGTAGGCTGAATACCATCTGTTTTAACCTTTGTGcggtcctcgggtcaaatttgacccattttcaaagtttttttaatcagaaatatgggtttctttttatccaaattgcccaaaaataacttggatgcatggaGGTACGCTGTATGGAACCAATACaacattcttcgcaggtaaaattaatgatcacTTTGAttgaattttggttgtttttagagatgcaccgatagaccggccagtgaccggaattggccggttttcacgtgctcggccatgaccggcgaccggcaggtcagtctgacatatgccgatttcatgCCAGTCattgctacaattaactgacaacataagttatacgacttacagttctcaaggacgcacgcacatacGGACGCGacagcacagtctctttttcctttctctcaacttttccgccgtgtgtcgcACGTACCCGCTCGCTTTGGTAAGCGCATGTCCACGCTATTCTCGAACATGTAGGGAACCttgtgaattaacctgcaacatgtcagctgtttggaaattcttcagcgtgtgtgcagaaaataacaagtttgcaatatgcaacacctgcaaggacaaagtagggcgtggagggacgacaccaaaaacctaaatcacattttttttgttagatattggatgtgaaaagaaggaaattgttctaacattgcactttagatgtgtgtgaatttcccactcCAGGAGTAATTGATATAGttgtattttatagtgatccattatctgttcaaaaaattttctatgttctgtgcaaaatgtcaaaagaaaatgttaaagaaaagatagaaaataaatatttgtgtgtgctgtaaagtggttagaaaaaatgaaatcggaatccgttgaaatcggtatcggctggcctaactcaatgAAAAttggaaatcggaatcggcctagaaagttgtaatcggtgcatctctacttgTTTTACtgaatttcatagcatttaaaaaaatgtttaaatgtttttaatacagtatcctgactaaactttcacataaaccagtctgtgattcactcaacatcctctgatcttaactagtagtcaaaaaacatattttctgcttttttaacaaaaatattagatatgtcatttaaattaagtttattgaccatgaattaaaaaaaaacgtggggaaaacgacccagaaggacaacaagttcatggtcaacgggaggacaacacaagggttaaagaaaaATGTTATCTACAGGACACAATACTTTACGAAATGGTATTTGAGAGCCTCACTGTGACCCATATAAAGAGTTTCCATTCAAATTATTTTTCCAATTggggtaaagaaaaaaaaaaattctaaatttCATAATTTTGTATTTCTAGTATAGCTGTTTTTTGAAATGGGCTTAAGGTACGTATCATTACATATTATTAAAAGTAATGACTTCAGCAGACATCCTCATTTAATTAGTTA of Sander lucioperca isolate FBNREF2018 chromosome 5, SLUC_FBN_1.2, whole genome shotgun sequence contains these proteins:
- the gpr4 gene encoding G-protein coupled receptor 4 — protein: MCNITFCDVDSKVDQFFQPTLYIIVIVLGLPTNCMALWAAYMQVRQRNELGIYLINLSVADLLYITTLPLWIDYFLQHDDWIHGQESCKLFGFIFYTNIYVSIAFLCCISLDRYLAVAYPLRFGKVRRIKTAILVSAMVWTIEIVANSAPLFHDELFQDRFNHTFCFEKYPMQDWVAGMNLYRTFLGFLAPWTAMLVAYRGILVAVRCNVSTERQEKAKIQRLALSLILIVLLCFGPYHILLLVRSVMFLKKPCDCSSEESLFAAYHVSLALTSLNCVADPILYCFVNEGARHDVGRALSALLSAACKRRSSSSPSNADMLNAGSVTFDTPLAAKKQPCVYADGDKTNSYKTELVALKEECLQMTILSVRK